From Gemmatimonadaceae bacterium, a single genomic window includes:
- a CDS encoding sigma-54 dependent transcriptional regulator, giving the protein MATILCLDDEPAIGLILQDTLERAGHQTVSAHNVPQALQALAVGSVDLIISDYRMPGLTGLEFLALLRQEGYETPLIMLTGYGSIEHAVAAIKAGAIDYITKPVRPEQLELAVKQALEVVRLRRENERLRKEVMEYRNERQIIGDSPAIRRVLQTVATAAPTRATVLLEGESGTGKELFARAIHAQSERRDGPFIKLNCAALPEGLVESALFGHEKGAFTGAIKRVEGAFERANGGTLLLDEISEMRLDLQAKLLRVLQEQEFERVGGSSAIKVDVRIIATTNRDLAAYSAAGHFRQDLYYRLGVIPVRLPPLRERKEDIPLLAYRFASHYAQEIGKEISGIAPDALSLLQQYDWPGNVRELQHAVERAVILSGEKLIPLHAFDGQRFGLSGAWSGPTPSRISGDFAAISIGSGTPAVGTMTVPDGAVVLTSLNVGEAEAKLIERALEVSSGNRTKAAELLGISVRTLRNKLNAEKVGADGGGSE; this is encoded by the coding sequence ATGGCCACCATTCTCTGTCTCGATGACGAACCCGCGATCGGCCTGATCCTTCAGGACACGCTCGAACGCGCCGGCCATCAGACAGTCTCGGCCCACAATGTCCCGCAGGCCCTGCAGGCGTTGGCCGTCGGGTCCGTCGATCTGATCATCTCGGATTATCGGATGCCCGGCCTCACCGGTCTCGAGTTCCTGGCCCTCTTACGGCAGGAAGGCTATGAGACGCCGCTCATCATGCTGACCGGATACGGCAGCATCGAGCACGCGGTGGCGGCGATCAAAGCCGGCGCGATCGACTACATCACGAAGCCGGTCCGCCCGGAGCAGCTCGAGCTCGCCGTGAAGCAGGCGCTCGAGGTGGTCCGGCTGCGCCGCGAGAACGAGCGGCTGCGGAAAGAAGTGATGGAGTACCGCAACGAGCGGCAGATCATTGGCGACAGCCCGGCCATCCGCCGGGTGTTGCAGACGGTGGCGACCGCCGCGCCGACGCGGGCGACCGTGCTGCTCGAAGGGGAATCCGGCACCGGCAAGGAGCTGTTTGCCCGGGCGATTCACGCCCAGAGCGAGCGGCGCGACGGACCGTTCATCAAGCTGAACTGCGCCGCTCTGCCTGAAGGGCTGGTGGAAAGCGCGCTGTTCGGCCATGAAAAGGGCGCGTTCACCGGGGCGATCAAACGCGTCGAAGGCGCGTTCGAACGCGCGAACGGCGGCACGCTGCTGCTGGACGAAATCTCGGAGATGCGGCTCGATCTCCAGGCCAAACTGCTGCGCGTACTGCAGGAGCAGGAATTCGAGCGCGTCGGCGGATCGTCGGCCATCAAGGTTGACGTCCGGATCATCGCGACGACGAATCGCGATCTGGCCGCCTACTCGGCCGCCGGGCACTTCCGGCAGGACCTCTACTATAGATTAGGCGTCATTCCGGTTCGGTTACCCCCGTTGCGCGAGCGGAAGGAAGACATTCCCCTGCTCGCCTATCGATTCGCATCGCATTACGCGCAGGAGATCGGGAAGGAAATCTCCGGGATCGCGCCGGATGCGCTGTCGCTGTTGCAGCAATACGATTGGCCGGGTAATGTCCGCGAGTTGCAGCATGCGGTGGAACGGGCGGTGATCCTCAGCGGCGAGAAGCTCATACCGCTGCACGCGTTCGACGGACAGCGGTTCGGCCTGAGCGGAGCTTGGAGCGGCCCGACACCATCGCGCATCTCGGGCGACTTTGCGGCAATCTCGATCGGATCGGGCACACCGGCCGTCGGGACGATGACCGTGCCCGACGGCGCGGTGGTGCTGACGTCGCTCAATGTCGGCGAGGCCGAAGCGAAGTTGATCGAGCGCGCGCTGGAGGTGTCGAGCGGGAATCGCACGAAGGCCGCGGAGCTGCTCGGAATTAGTGTCAGAACGCTACGAAACAAGCTCAACGCCGAAAAGGTCGGCGCGGACGGAGGAGGCAGCGAATGA
- a CDS encoding acetamidase/formamidase family protein, which produces MTGRLGLAIICGGVLALGCRTPSSLTNVPVAAPATEWPAPAIRRTYSLLPTPKTVAWGWYDAAGEPVLHVESGDQVHLRALSTCSPQSLIRSGLDSNRVEKLAKDIFAARSSMKWGPGGHILTGPIYVDGADSGDVLEIRFRSIKPAIDYGCNSFGPRSGFLPEDFPGKSQSKIIELDTVRMVGHFAPGIDIPLHPFFGSVGLAPPASFGRVNSAPPSIWAGNLDNKELVAGTSLFIPVWTKGALLEVGDGHAAMGNGEVDITAIETSLIGDVQLVVHKNMHLDWPRAETPTHWIAMGTDSVLEKATKTAVRQGIQLLVDTYHLSREDAYQLLSVSSDVDVTQLVDGTVGVHVMIPKAIFAKDYSGAARK; this is translated from the coding sequence ATGACGGGACGACTTGGATTAGCGATCATCTGCGGCGGGGTGTTGGCACTTGGGTGCCGCACCCCGTCTTCACTTACCAACGTGCCGGTGGCAGCGCCTGCCACCGAATGGCCGGCGCCTGCGATACGACGGACGTACTCGCTGCTTCCAACGCCGAAGACGGTCGCATGGGGCTGGTACGACGCCGCCGGTGAACCCGTCTTACACGTGGAATCGGGCGACCAGGTGCACCTGCGCGCGCTGTCGACGTGTTCGCCGCAATCACTGATCCGTAGCGGGCTCGACTCCAACCGCGTCGAAAAGCTGGCGAAGGACATATTTGCCGCGCGCTCATCCATGAAATGGGGCCCGGGCGGCCACATTCTCACCGGCCCCATCTATGTCGATGGAGCTGACTCAGGCGATGTACTCGAAATTCGCTTTCGCTCGATCAAGCCGGCGATCGACTACGGATGCAATTCGTTTGGGCCAAGGAGCGGCTTTCTGCCCGAGGATTTTCCGGGCAAGTCGCAGTCGAAGATCATCGAGCTCGACACGGTGCGGATGGTCGGGCATTTCGCCCCGGGCATCGACATTCCGCTGCACCCGTTCTTCGGCAGCGTCGGGCTCGCGCCGCCGGCTTCGTTCGGTCGTGTAAACAGTGCTCCGCCAAGCATTTGGGCGGGCAATCTCGACAATAAGGAATTGGTCGCCGGCACGTCGCTGTTCATTCCGGTGTGGACCAAGGGCGCGCTGCTCGAAGTCGGCGACGGCCACGCGGCGATGGGGAATGGCGAGGTCGACATCACGGCGATCGAGACTTCGCTCATCGGCGACGTGCAGCTCGTCGTGCACAAGAACATGCATCTCGACTGGCCGCGCGCCGAAACACCGACGCACTGGATTGCGATGGGCACCGACTCGGTGCTGGAGAAAGCGACGAAGACGGCTGTTCGCCAGGGCATTCAATTGCTCGTCGACACCTATCATCTGTCGCGCGAGGACGCGTACCAGCTGCTGAGCGTGTCATCGGACGTGGATGTCACCCAGTTGGTTGACGGCACCGTTGGCGTTCACGTGATGATCCCGAAGGCGATCTTCGCGAAAGACTATTCCGGAGCGGCGCGAAAATAG
- a CDS encoding glycosyl hydrolase, producing the protein MAGLTGLVGVAGIAELATWRRTGRHLGVGVHTVTPDVVKILQSLHVTQVRMTLDWQAWVEARDLNHDGVPDNVAYQRNLASALGQLDGAGIESLIVVHTPPAGADYSMTQGRAALATLLGQLVRTAPYRKRVWQIMNEMDGDAGFNGGRHDWFGASDKSLSQRDRGDLYGQFLPPVYDAIKSADPSAIVVTGGIALEPTGFYKGLAQRTTKFDAVAVHCYGRPVAPVFRSKSIAMRGVVGSTPLWCTEFGNNSTDDAAQANDIRDVVADFVQNNRYDRAYLYNLITDVAKGDTYGIVRPDLVRRPAARLLLDSLP; encoded by the coding sequence ATGGCCGGCCTCACCGGCCTCGTTGGCGTTGCCGGGATCGCCGAGCTTGCGACCTGGCGCCGCACCGGTCGCCACTTGGGTGTTGGCGTTCACACCGTGACGCCCGATGTCGTGAAGATCCTGCAGTCGCTTCATGTCACGCAGGTCCGCATGACGCTCGACTGGCAGGCGTGGGTGGAGGCGCGCGACCTCAACCATGACGGCGTCCCCGACAATGTCGCCTATCAGCGCAATCTGGCGTCGGCGCTCGGCCAGCTCGATGGGGCGGGAATCGAGTCGTTGATCGTGGTGCACACGCCGCCCGCGGGCGCCGACTACTCGATGACGCAGGGTCGGGCCGCCCTCGCCACGCTGCTCGGACAGCTCGTTCGGACCGCGCCATACCGGAAACGCGTCTGGCAAATCATGAACGAGATGGACGGCGACGCCGGCTTCAACGGCGGGCGCCATGATTGGTTCGGTGCGTCGGACAAGTCGCTTTCGCAGCGTGACCGGGGCGATTTGTATGGCCAGTTTCTGCCTCCCGTATACGACGCGATCAAGTCGGCCGATCCGTCGGCGATCGTGGTGACGGGCGGGATCGCGCTCGAGCCAACCGGCTTCTATAAAGGTCTGGCCCAACGCACCACGAAGTTCGACGCGGTCGCTGTTCACTGCTATGGCCGTCCGGTGGCGCCGGTCTTTCGCTCGAAGTCGATCGCGATGCGCGGCGTCGTTGGGTCGACGCCGCTCTGGTGCACGGAATTCGGCAACAATTCGACCGACGACGCGGCGCAGGCGAACGACATTCGCGACGTCGTCGCTGATTTCGTTCAAAACAACCGGTACGATCGGGCGTACCTCTACAACCTGATCACGGATGTCGCGAAGGGCGACACGTACGGCATCGTGAGGCCCGATCTGGTGCGCCGGCCAGCCGCGAGATTGCTGCTCGACAGCCTTCCCTAG